The sequence CTTCATCGACAACATGACCATGAATCCCCATCTGGCCTGCGAACACGGGCTGAGCATGGGGATTATTCTTGATTCCGGAGAACTGTGGATCTGGGATACCGGTCAGACCGGTTTGTTTATGGGCAACGCCATGGCCATGGGCATTCATCCGGGACGTGCCACAGGAGTGGTCCTGAGTCATGGTCACTACGATCATACCGGCGGTCTGAATCGGCTGTGGGAACAGGCTGATTTCCAGGGGCCCATTTACGGCCATCCCATGATCTTTGCCCGGCGCTTTGCCTCTCATGGGGAGACTCCCCCACGCGCCATCGGACTGCGCACCAATGCTCCCCGCAGACTTACCAAACAGTTCATTTCCGTTGAAAACCGTATGGAACTTGCCCCGGGTCTGACCATGTACACCAACATCACCAGACAACCGGGACATTACGAACCTATCCAGGGATTTTACCTGGATCAAGAAGCCACCCAACCCGATACCATCCCCGACGATGCCTGCCTGGTTCTTGAATCGCCCAATGGACCGATTCTCGTTCTCGGATGCTGCCACAGCGGCCTGGCCAACACTTGCGAACATATAGCCGAATGTCACGGCATCGATCGTTTCCACAGTCTCATCGGCGGACTCCATCTGGGCAGGGCGTCAGACGAGGCCATCGAAGAAACCTGCAGAACCATCAAGCGTTTCGGCTTCGAGTCCGTATTTGCTGGCCACTGCACGGGAGAAACGGCTCTGCCCAGCCTCCAAAAATCCCTGCCTGACATCGTCCACCCCATGGGTTCGGGCCTGTTCGTCAAATTGTAACAGCAGGGTCTTCGACCTGCGAACACAGCGCCATGACCTCTCTGCGATCACGTTCGATCGCATTGCAGAGCTCCCGGGTTTTTTCCGAAAGAATCTGTATCTGACTGAAATGATTCGGTGTCTTCTGCATCATCATGGCATCGACACCAAACCATCCGGGAAGAACCGCTCCGAAGTAGAACCCGCGTCGTCTGAGCCCGGAACAGATCAACCCCGCTCCCGGTGATGCCAGGGAAATGAACACCTGGTTCACCTCAAAAGAATCATCTTCCAGTTCCCCATCCAGAACCTCCACTCCATCCCCGCCCACATGGGACAGATGAATACGTCTGATGGAGGGAGCCTCGAACCGTTCCACCCGCATTTCCGTCGAACCGCTTCCTTCCTCCTGACCGTCCGCCTTGAAACGCCGACTGACCGGAACTCCGGCGTACAGTTTTTTGATCATCTCTTCATAAACCGGGGGGATAAAAAGCGTCTGTCCCCCGTCCTCCTTGATGATGGAGAAAAAAAGACACGCCGTCCTTTCCCGTGAACCAACGTCTTCTGATCTGCCCTCATTTACCGGCATGAGCGCAACTTCCAGCCCTGTATAGGGGAAGTGAAAACTCTCAGCCATTTTCTGGGAAATGAGATGATTGCACACGGCCTCGCCGTACAGGGCATGCAGTGAAGGTGTTTCGTCAAAATAGGTCATGGTTGCTTTGACCAGGTCCGAAGCGATCCCGCGCTTGCGATAGGCAGGAGCCACCATCATCATGCCCAGTTCCTTCATGCCCGGATGAGGGGCACTGCTCTGAAACATGGCATGAACACCCACCACCGTATCATCGGAAGTCAGGCATACCAGGGTATGAACCTCTCCACTTGCATGACGGGCGCAAAGTTCATCGGGATCATACCAGATATCCACCGGGTAGGTTTCGCCGTAAAGAGCATACGTGAGCCGGGCTATGCCGGTTGCATGGTCAGGGGCAAAGGGACAAATACGAGTGGCAAGACCGGGCGTGTATACCCCGGGATCAGCAGCAAGCCGTTGCAAAAGTTGAACGCGCAAGGATGACCTCCTTATTCTGGGTGGCAAGATGGACAGAAGGGACAAACAAAGGATTTGTTATTGCCAAGGCGCTTTGTAATCAGTACTGCACAGGCGTTCAACACGCATTTATGCTGGATACCTTGCACGCGCAACGTATTTTCTTCCAGGTTACCCCCAAGAAGATGCCCATTCCACGAGGCAAAGCATGTCTAACAATGATGTCCGCTCATGTTGCTATCCCGCTCGAAATGAAGCCATCCCCGAGGTAACGGGTTTCATTGAAACAACCGCAAGCCGGCACGGATTCACCCCTCAGGCCAGCATGAAACTCCAGCTGGCCGTGGAAGAAATCGTCCAGTACATTGCAGGGACCGCTCCGGGACAAATGCTTACTTTCATGCTGCAGACCTGGGCCAATCACATGACCCTTTTGGTGGAGCTGGCAGCAGATGCCGTTGACCTGCGTATTTTCAATCTCACCTGGAAAACAGACCTGGAAAGCCAGGCATCCCTCAATGCCATGGGTCTGAACCTGGCCGCCCGCTATGCAGACCGGTTTGCCCTTTCCCAGACGGAAAACGGCATGCTCAGGTTCCAGTTCGGGGTGGACAGGGAAATCCCGGACATGGCCTCCGTAACAACACCCCCTGCGCCTTTTTCCCATTGGAGACTCACCCGGCCACGCGCCCAGCACATGCCCATGTGCCACGCGTTGGCCGCAAGGTGCCTGGGCCGATTCAAAAACCTTCCATCCCTCATCCATGTGGGGCGTCTTCACAACCTGTGCCTCCATGACGAACTCAACGGGGCCGTGGCTGTTTCCGACCAGGACCAGGTGGTGGGATGCGCCCTCTCTGCCCGTGGCCAGGATGGACTGACCTCTTTCTTCGGGCCCTTTGTCAGCCTCTCTTGTTCGACGGAGGAACGGCAGAGAATGGCGGTCTCCCTCACGGAATACGCGCTGGAACAGACCGCCCGCAAAAACATTCCGGGGATGTACTGCCTTTTCAACGATCCGGATTGTTTCCCGGCCCATTATTTCACCCGCATCGGAAAAATGGCCCTGCTGTGCCGGGATGGGAGCCGTGAACACGTTCCCGCCCATTACTTTCCCCTGCGCGACGACCCCGGAGCTGATCTTTATTTTCATCCCCTGGTTCAGGATTTTCTTCAGGCCCGCATCAGGGAACAATATCTTTCAAGACAGATGATCGATGCCAGCCCCCTGCACCAGGAGATCTGTTCCAAACACCCCCATACCGTGTTGGGAGTGGACATGGACCCCAAAAGTCTTACAGTGCGGATGCATCTGCTAATGTATGGAGCCGATGTGGTGACAATCCTTGATGATCATTTGCGCCTTTTTGCTCAAAAGGGCATGAGAACCCTTTTGTTCACGACCGATCTTTCCCGTCCTTCCCATGCCCTTATTCTTCCCCATCTCCTTGAACGAGGATTTGAAACCGCCGTATTTGTCCCCCTGGGCAATCAGGGAGGGGACCAACTGGTCCTCCAATGCTGTCGGGACGAAAACGGGGAGGGAGAACCGTCATGAAATTCCAACCCTCCATGCTCGTTCCCGATTTTGTACGGACCTTTGAGCCCTATATTCCGTCACAACCTGATCATGTGCTCAAGCAACGTTTTGGCGTCGATCATCTTTACCGGTTGAACAACAACGAAAATCCCCTGGGACCACCACCGGCTGCAGCCTCCATTCTGCGTTCCATGGATCCCATGATGGTTTCGCGCTATCCCAGCGGAGACGCCAGTGATCTGCGCACCAAACTGGCCCACCACCTGGATATGGGACCCGATCAGATCGTTCCGGGCAATGGGGCCACGGAAATCATCCAGTTCGTGATCAAGGCCTTTTGTGAGTCCGGGGACAACATCGTCACTGCCGACAAGACCTTTGCCGTGTATGAATGGGTGGCTGAATTCTCCGGCATTGAGAGCCGTCTCACCCCTCTCAGGGACAACCGATTCGATCCCAAGGCCCTGCTCTCCTTTATTGACCGCCGCACCAAAATCGTTTTCGTGTGCAATCCCAACAATCCCACGGGCACGTACTGGACCCTCCAGGAACTTGACGACTTCATGCAGCACGTGGACGGACGCTGCATTGTTGTGCTGGACGAGGCCTATTGCGAATTTGTGGAAGAGCCCGACTTTCCCGACGGATCCCTTTTGGTGGAAAAATATCCCAATCTTCTTGTCTTTCGGACCTTTTCCAAGATGTATGCCCTGGCCGGCCTGCGCATCGGCTACCTGATCGGTCATCCGGCCACGGTCTATGACGTCTGCCGCACAAGAATCGTCTATTCCACCAATGTCATTGCCCAGCAGGCGGCCCTTGCGGCCCTGGATGACAAAGAACACATCACAAGAACCCGAAACATGGTCAGGGAATCGCGAAACTATCTGGAAAAAGAATTTGAACGCCTTGGCCTGCCATGCATCAGTGGACAGGGAAATTATATTGTCGCCCGCATGCCCTTTAACGACCAGCTGGCCTACAGGATGCTCATGAAACAGGGCATGATGGTCAGGACAATGACCGGATTCAGATTCCCCAATCACATCAGGATCACTTTGCACAGCAAACCCGTCATGCAACGCTTTATCAACGCCCTTGAGCACGTTCTGGACCAGTGGTCTGCCTCCACCAGAAATCCGGTCTGAATTCTCCCCGACAACAAACCAGAAATCCACCATGGTGGCCAATATCCAGGAAATCGGCTGCAGTTCCACCTGATTTGACGCCATGGACAATGCATCAGGTGCCCTGCCCTTTGCCACGGACGTCCATCCTCCCGACGTGCTCTGGCCTGGTGCCAAACGGTCAGGGGTTCCCCACGCCATCAACAGGGCCATTCACACGGGCAGGGCCTCGGTAATGGCACGCAACAGGATTCGTCCCATTACTGACGTCCGTGTCTTGGGCAGCATATGGACAGCAGGTTGCAGGCAACCTCCTGTTCCGACTCCTGGATCATGGCCCCGGGTCATCGGATTGATGGTGTGGGATCAATGGCGATTGGTGGTTACCAAATGAAAGATGCCTACGGTTGCTTGCAGACAGACGGCTGTTCATCTGACACCCTTTGAGGCAGCCGGGACACGCACACTACCCCACCCAAAGCGCAACAGGCTGCCACGCCGAAAAGTATGGCAAAGGAAGAGGTCCTGCCCATGATAAAGGCCCCGCACAGGGGACCGACAACAAAAGCCACATCCATCATGAACAGCATGAGGTTGGTGTTGAGACCGCGCAGGTCATCGGGAGAGATCAGGAACATGACAGCGTTGAGCAAAGGCAAAATAATGCCCAGACATATGCCATATATGACTGTAGCCAGAAGGAACTGGGGTCGGCCGGAAAGGTGACCGAAAAAAACCAGGACCAGGCAGAAAAGTATGCCCGTACCCAGCAAAACCCTTTTTTTGTCCCACCTGTCGAAAAACATGTTCCCCCCAAGGCGCATGGCAATGATGGCCGCGGTGGAGACGGTAAAAAACACGCCTGCATTGGCCACGCCGATAGTCGGGGCAAAATCCTTGATCATGTAGAGGATGGTGGTGGAAGCCGTAAAAAAACAGAAGTTGGCCCCCAGGATATACCCAATGCCCGGTGTTGCCAGATTGGCAAGCAACAGGGCCAAGGAAATGGACTGTCTTGGGGGCCGCTTTTGATCCCGTTTTTTTCCGGCAAGAATGCCGCGCATGGGCGCCAAAAACAACAATGCAGGGATAACAAAGACCACGGCCATGGCATAGGTTGTGGACTCATCCAGGCCAAACCGCGCAAGGGCCCACTCGTTGAGTGGCGGCAAAATCGCATAAGGAATCAGGCTGGAAAGGGAAAAGATGCCAAATCCCTGCCCGCTCTTTTCCGGAGGGATGAACAGGACAAGAAGGGTTGCCACCGAAGAAAGCAGCACCACAAAGGCCACACCGTGAAGAATACGCACGGCCACCAATGCGGGAATCGTCAAGGCAAAGGGATACCAAAGAAGAGCCAGACCATTGACCAATAAGGAAATGTACACATAGCGCAGACCATTGCCGGCATGCAGAAACGGACTGATGAAGGGGCGAACCACACAGGCCGTCAGGGGCTGCAGAATCAGAAGAACCCCTATCCATTGATGGGGGATACCAAGGGTTACGAGGTAATGATAAAAGGTATAAAAAATGGCGATATTACAAAAGCCGAACAAGGCTGTCAGACTTAATGTGACAAACCCGTAGGAAAAAAGACTGGATCTGGAGGCCATGGCAAACTCCCACCATCAAGGCGTGATACACAAGACCAAATAGAGAAATGGAACGGGATTCACAACCGGATTCCCCATAGCCCTTGGGGTTGCATGCCAACACAATCCCAGGCCGCATTGTTTGGCAAAAAACACGCTCCTTTTGCACAATACATGCGATAAAACAAGAAAAAAAACAGCGTATTTGCCATGACCCCGGCATGGTGAACGCGTTGCGTCTCCCTGGCCGTAAACCAGCTGCCATATGACGTCGGGCCCCTGTTTTCCCTTGATCCGCAGGCCAAGGGGCTTTAAGAAAGAGGTTATGCCCAACAAACCCCTTGCTGAATCCATGCGTCCCCAAAGCCTGGACGATTTTGTCGGTCAAAGCCATATCAAGCAGCGCATCCGGGCCATGATGGCCGCAACCCGTCTCCCGAGCCTGCTCTTTTTCGGCCCTCCGGGCTGCGGCAAATCAACCCTGGCTCTGCTCCTGGCCCGGCATACCGGTCGTCCCTTTGCCCGTTTCAGCGCTCCGGAAACAGGCATTGCCGCTTTGCGCAAACAGATTGCCAACCTGGAAATCATTGTTCTGGACGAACTCCACCGCTACTCCAAGGCCCAGCAGGACTTTTTTCTCCCCCTGCTGGAAAACGGGGATATCATCCTTTTGGCCACCACCACGGAAAATCCTTCTTTCAGCGTCACCAACCAGCTTTTGTCGCGGCTTCATGTCCTGCGCCTCAGGGGCCTCAACCTGGCCGAAATGGTGCAGATCGCCCAAAAAGGGGCTGCTCACCTGCACGAATACATTCCCGAAGAAAGCCTTGATCTGCTGGGCCGCCAGGCCGGAGGGGACGCCAGAACCCTGCTCAATCTGGTGGAATACACCAGCAAGCTCGACCCCAAGGAACGGGATCCCAACAATCTGAGCGCGGCCCTGCCCGAAATCGTGGCCCGGGGAGACCGCGACGGCGATTCCCATTACGAACTCATTTCAGGGCTTATCAAGTCCATCCGGGGCAGCGACCCCGACGCCTCCCTGTACTACCTGGCCTGCTTGCTGGAATCCGGGGAAGACCCCAAGTTCGTTGCTCGAAGGCTCATCCTCTCGGCCTCGGAAGACGTGGGCCTGGCTGATCCCCGTGCCATGCCCATGGCGGTTGCCTGCCAGCAAGCCATTGAATTTCTGGGTATGCCCGAAGGGTTCATCCCCCTGGCAGAAACCACTGTCTATCTGGCCCTGGCTCCCAAGAGCAATTCAGCCTATGCCGGGTATCTGGCCGCCATGCAGGAGATCCGCCGCAACGGCCCCAAACCCGTTCCCCTGCATCTGAGGAATGCATCCACCAGGTTGCAAAAGGAATGGGGATACGGCAAGGGATATAAATACCCCCATGCATTTCCCGAATCCTGGATCGAGCAGGAATATCTGCCTCCCGAGGTGCGTGTCCGACAGTTCTATCATCCCAAGCAGCAGGGAGAGGAACCCAGACTGCAGACCTGGCTGCAGGCCAAAAAACGATCCGCAAAAGCGCCCCAACCAGGCCCCGGAAAAATTCCGAGAAAACAGGACTCCTGAACCCTCTGTGTGGCCGACTCGGTCTGGAAATGTCAGACAGCCCTCTTGGCTGGCTGCTTCCAACGGTTAACACGACTGGCATTCATTCACCATTGAACACCTTTTCAACCCACAACACTCCATACCTCATGGCAAACACCCTTCTTCCCCGTGATATTCATGCATTTCTGGCCACCCAGGTCCTTGGACAGGACGACGTCCTGCGCAAGGTGTCCGTGGCCCTGTACAAACACATAAACGGCCTTGGCACAGGCAATATCCTGCTCATCGGTAACAGCGGCACCGGCAAGACAACCATCATGAAGGCCGTAAGAAGCTTTTACGCTTCCTACGAAGAACTGGCCCCCTTTCGGGCCACCACCATCCTCAACGCCAATATTCTTCAGGGCGAACAGGCCGGTGACGTGGATACCGGACGCATTTTCCGCAACCTGGAAACCGACGTGCGCACCCGCTTTGGTGCGGATCTTCCGACCGAAACCATTCAGACCTATCTGGAACACGGCACCGTGTGCATAGATGAACTGGACAAGATCGCCTCGCGCATTCTTGGAAAGGTCAATGCCTCGGGCATTGGCATCCAGCAGGCCCTGCTGACCATTCTCGAAGGGGAAAAAATCTCCTTTGAACCGGCCGGAAGTCCCGATCCCATCCTTCTGGACACGTCCAGGATGTTCTTTCTCTGTGGCGGGGCCTTTGAGGACATGTACGACACCGTGTTCAAACTCATTTCCGAACATGGCGACGAACGCCGTTTTCGGGAAAGCCTGGGAACGGATGCCGAAGGACGCATCAGCTATGTGGTTGATTTTTCGCTCAAGGAATATCTCAAACTGTCGGATCTTTTTGTCTACGGCATGGCTCCCCAATTCATTTCCCGTTTCAGCGATATTGCCGTGCTGGAAGATCTGGGGGAATCCGAGTTGAACAATATTCTGGTGTCAGCTCCCGACTCTCCTCTCAAGGCCGCCACCAGCTATTTCAAGGCCATGGGCTTTGACCTGGAAATCACTCCCGAGGCCAGGGAAACCATTGTCAAACAGGCCTTGCAGAACTCACGCATCGGAGCCCGGGCCCTGCGTGAGACCCTGGGACGGGTCATTGCCCCCCTGGAATTTGATCCGGCAGCTTCACCCTGCCTCACAACCGAGAATGACCAGAACATACTCCGCATTGACCCGGCCTGGGTGCAGGAACGACTGAGCCAGGGGAGGTAATCAAGATACATACATAACGGAACGCATCTTGCTTAAGTCAACAAGGAATTCAATTGGCACGCCTCACTTTCTCATATTACTGGAACAGTCTCGAGGTAGCAATGCATACATTCACATCCCTTGTTGAACGCGGCGCCCGGGAAGGTGTCTCCGACATGCACATCAGTGGCGGGCATCCCATTGTCTACCGGAAAAACGGCAGCATAGTTTTTGTGGACACAGTGGTCCTGACCCCCAGTCAGGTCGACGCCCTGGTACTCAAGATGCTTGGTCCGCGCCATTTGCGCATCCTGCGGGAACGCTTGTCCGTTGATCTGGGCATGAACCTTGCGGGCATCCGGCTTCGGGTCAATATCTTCAATACGGTCCGCGGCCTGGCCATTGCTACCCGTTTCCTCCCGGCCCATGTGCCCACCCTGACCGACCTGAATCTGCACCCGGCCCTTACCCGTTTTTGTTCCCTGGATTCCGGACTGGTCCTTTTCTGTGGTCCCACGGGTTCGGGCAAATCAACCACCATTGCCTCCCTCCTGGACAAGATCAACGCCACCCGGGCAGCCCACGCCATCACCCTAGAAGATCCCATTGAATACTCCTTCCGTTCAGGCAAGGCCTTTTTTCAGCAGCGGGAACTGGGGGAACATTTTCTCTCTTTTGAACAGGGGCTGGTGGATATTCTCCGGGAAGATCCGGACATTATCATGGTTGGCGAATTGCGCGATCCCGAAACCATCCGTTTGACCCTCAGCGCTGCCGAGTCGGGCCACCTGGTTTTTGCCTCCCTGCATGCCAGCAACATGCAAGAGGCCATCTACCGCATATGCAATTCCTTCCCCCTGGAAGCCCAGGAATTTGTCAGGCACCAGCTTGCCTCCTGTTTGGGCGGCATTGTTGTCCAAAAACTCATCTATGAAAAACGGCTGGGCTTCAGAATCCCGCATCTTTCCATGCTCTTTCCCTCCCCGGCCATTGGCAATACGGTCCGGGAAAACAAAATCGAACAGATTCATAACATCATGGAATTGAGTAAGGACAAGGACGTGTACACCTTTTCCCGCTACCGCAAAGAATTTTTGAACACCAAAAACCGCTTCACTCCGCCATGGAACACGCTGACTCCCAGGATCACAGCCAAAGCAACACCACGGCACACCTCATCCGTGCTGACTTCTGCCCAGGTAGCTCCACAAGAGGATATAGACGCATCCTCCACGCGGTGCGTGAGCCTGGATGGCAACACATGCCAGGTTGACGAGATCATCACCCGCATTGAATCACGCGGCATGGGGGCATAAACCGCCACCACACGAAAAAATAACGGGCCGGGATCATACCAGATCCCGGCCCGTTATGGTATTTTCCAAGGAAACGACCTCGCCATCAATCGGTTATCACGATCTCCCCGTTGCGCTCCTCAATATGCAATTCACTGGATGAAGGCCGAGATTGTTTGTTGATCACATCCCGGATCACCGAAGCAGGAATGGCAAAATTGAGGTTTTGAGTATGTTTCCCGTCCAGCATGAAAGCTGTCAGACCCAGAACTTCCCCCCTGCGGTTCAAAACCGGCCCCCCACTGCTTCCCGGAGAAATGGAGGCAGTAAGCTGTACATAGTGCTTTCCCCGTACCTTTCTGAAACCGCTTACAATCCCCTGTGACATGGTTTTTTCCAACCCAAGGGGAGAGGAAATCACAACAACAGGCTCACCCGTTCCAGAAGAGGAGGGGCTCAACACCAGAGGAACCCCGGTTTGGGCCGTGCGAAGCAGGGCAACGTCGGCTTCCCGGTCCACGGCCAGGATTTCCAAAACCCGGATGGGCTCATCCTTGAGATCCTTCTTCAGCTCCACATACCCGGCCCCATCCACCACATGGGCGTTGGTCACCACCACGTCAGGGGCAACATAAAAACCCGACCCCACTCCCGTGGGCGATCCCCCGCCAGTCTCATAGGTCAGAACAGTGACCACGGAATGGCGGGGTTTGGCGTACACCGCCTGAAAATCGTCAGAACCCGGAGGAAGCAACGCCCATGTAAAGGTTGATTGCAAAACCATAGCTGCCAGAACCAACCAACACCAACCGAAGATGCGCATGGACACAACTCCATATCCGTTTGTCATTCAATTTCTCTGCCCCCGAAAATTTTCCATACTTGTCTTGGTCAATACGCAACAGCCGAAAGAAAACCACCGCGGTCATATCCGGGCGTAAAAAGCAACAGGGCAAAATCATTGAATGATGCTACACGGAAATTCCCGGAACCGCCTTTATACACATTGCCAAAGGCATGCAAACCGATTTCCGGCACTTTGTAGGTTCCAGAATTCGGGGTGACCAGCTCGGAAATGGTTATGGTTCCGTCGTCAGCCAGTTCAAATACATCAAAATCGATATCCGTGCTGTTGTTCAGACCGTCCCACTGGAACTTATCAGGGGAATCTTCCGAAGTTCCATTTTGAACATGGGTAAAATAATCCGTGTAAGAACTCCACTGGCTGATTTTTCGCGGAGGCCATTGAGGATTCCATGTACCACTGATTACCGGTTCGCCATAGACATACCGCTTTCGGGGAACAATATCGTAGGCAATGCTGTTGGGATCTTCATGATCGGGGATTGAAGGATCTGAAGTATCGTACATGTCCCCATAAAAGACATTAATTTTGTTTACCTTGGTTGTTTTTTCATATCCCTCGCGCATCCGTACAACCAAGGAAGTGTTATCGTGTACAATTTGACCGTCATACGGAGTTCCGTGACCATACTGATTCCCCTGAATATACGGATCGTACGATTCAGGAAGTTCCTTATAGGCCAGCCATCGGCGCTGCAAGGAACCATCGTCCTGCACTTCCTGGTGCCAGAGAACCAAAAGCAGGGTATCGGTAAGATCCTTGCCCGGAATATGGGGCTTGATGCCATCGGGGATCATATCGTGAAGATACGCTTCCTGGACAGTGGCAGATTTATTCCAGTTCCTACCCCAATACAAAGTGTTTCCAGACGTGACGAAATTATCAGCAGAATCATCATAAAGGACCAAAATTTTTCTCTCATCAGGGAGGACATCGACAACGGTCGCACTTACCCAACTCCATTCTCTTATCCACCCCACCTCATTTCCAGCCTTCAACCTATTCGGCAGGTCATCGTTGAGAATAATATACGATGAAGTCCCATATCCCCCAAACTTCATCATGGAAACACCCAGGCAGTCATAATCTCCATTGGAGGGACGCATGCGCACGCTCAGTCCTTCTCCTCCATATTTCAGGTCCTTACCATTGGACAGCTTGACCTGAACATCATAATCCAGCTGATACCCGTTCTGTCTCCACGCGTTTTCTATGGTATCTTCTTTTCTCAGAGCAAACGTGCCCATTTTGGTATCATCGGTACTTGTGGGAATGCTGGTCATGGTGGCAAACAGGGAATTCCCACCTGCAGTGATATACGACGCAACCTCCATGCCTTCCCCGTTCACAGCACTGAAATTGTCACTCAGATCCTTTTTTGTTTTAAAAGTAATTGATTCCGGAACCTCCCCCTTGAAACTGTCGGTCACGGGAACAGCATATTTCACTGTTCTGGATGCACCAAAGGAATCAGAACCAATGCTGCCCGTTGATTCCAAAACAAGATTCTTTTTGAAAACTATTTTTGATTCGGACCCCGGACCAATGGTGATTCCTTCAAACTGTGTGTTGTCCCGATCAAAAACATCCTTCAGGGTCAGGGTTGTTCCATCAATAACTGCCCTTTCGTAAAACAACAAACGATCATCAAAATCACCAATGGTCGTTCCTTGCAAAATTCTGAAATATCCGTTTTTTGGAGGGATACAATATGTTCCTGATTGTAGTTGGTTATTCAAAGCAAGAGTGATATCGCCGCCTGGTTCAACCGTTTGACTTGTTTGAACAGGAAAGGCCAGATAAAGCATATCATCTGAATAGACTCTGCTTCTTACCCTACAGGTAACACGTAAACCGGAACGGTCGAGCACAGCACCGGAAAAATCAAAGGGCGTGCACTCGTCATTGTTTCTATCAAATCGTACAA comes from Desulfoplanes formicivorans and encodes:
- a CDS encoding MBL fold metallo-hydrolase, whose protein sequence is MPQIAVFIDNMTMNPHLACEHGLSMGIILDSGELWIWDTGQTGLFMGNAMAMGIHPGRATGVVLSHGHYDHTGGLNRLWEQADFQGPIYGHPMIFARRFASHGETPPRAIGLRTNAPRRLTKQFISVENRMELAPGLTMYTNITRQPGHYEPIQGFYLDQEATQPDTIPDDACLVLESPNGPILVLGCCHSGLANTCEHIAECHGIDRFHSLIGGLHLGRASDEAIEETCRTIKRFGFESVFAGHCTGETALPSLQKSLPDIVHPMGSGLFVKL
- a CDS encoding ATP-binding protein, which produces MSNNDVRSCCYPARNEAIPEVTGFIETTASRHGFTPQASMKLQLAVEEIVQYIAGTAPGQMLTFMLQTWANHMTLLVELAADAVDLRIFNLTWKTDLESQASLNAMGLNLAARYADRFALSQTENGMLRFQFGVDREIPDMASVTTPPAPFSHWRLTRPRAQHMPMCHALAARCLGRFKNLPSLIHVGRLHNLCLHDELNGAVAVSDQDQVVGCALSARGQDGLTSFFGPFVSLSCSTEERQRMAVSLTEYALEQTARKNIPGMYCLFNDPDCFPAHYFTRIGKMALLCRDGSREHVPAHYFPLRDDPGADLYFHPLVQDFLQARIREQYLSRQMIDASPLHQEICSKHPHTVLGVDMDPKSLTVRMHLLMYGADVVTILDDHLRLFAQKGMRTLLFTTDLSRPSHALILPHLLERGFETAVFVPLGNQGGDQLVLQCCRDENGEGEPS
- a CDS encoding MFS transporter, which encodes MASRSSLFSYGFVTLSLTALFGFCNIAIFYTFYHYLVTLGIPHQWIGVLLILQPLTACVVRPFISPFLHAGNGLRYVYISLLVNGLALLWYPFALTIPALVAVRILHGVAFVVLLSSVATLLVLFIPPEKSGQGFGIFSLSSLIPYAILPPLNEWALARFGLDESTTYAMAVVFVIPALLFLAPMRGILAGKKRDQKRPPRQSISLALLLANLATPGIGYILGANFCFFTASTTILYMIKDFAPTIGVANAGVFFTVSTAAIIAMRLGGNMFFDRWDKKRVLLGTGILFCLVLVFFGHLSGRPQFLLATVIYGICLGIILPLLNAVMFLISPDDLRGLNTNLMLFMMDVAFVVGPLCGAFIMGRTSSFAILFGVAACCALGGVVCVSRLPQRVSDEQPSVCKQP
- a CDS encoding GNAT family N-acetyltransferase, which gives rise to MRVQLLQRLAADPGVYTPGLATRICPFAPDHATGIARLTYALYGETYPVDIWYDPDELCARHASGEVHTLVCLTSDDTVVGVHAMFQSSAPHPGMKELGMMMVAPAYRKRGIASDLVKATMTYFDETPSLHALYGEAVCNHLISQKMAESFHFPYTGLEVALMPVNEGRSEDVGSRERTACLFFSIIKEDGGQTLFIPPVYEEMIKKLYAGVPVSRRFKADGQEEGSGSTEMRVERFEAPSIRRIHLSHVGGDGVEVLDGELEDDSFEVNQVFISLASPGAGLICSGLRRRGFYFGAVLPGWFGVDAMMMQKTPNHFSQIQILSEKTRELCNAIERDRREVMALCSQVEDPAVTI
- the hisC gene encoding histidinol-phosphate transaminase produces the protein MKFQPSMLVPDFVRTFEPYIPSQPDHVLKQRFGVDHLYRLNNNENPLGPPPAAASILRSMDPMMVSRYPSGDASDLRTKLAHHLDMGPDQIVPGNGATEIIQFVIKAFCESGDNIVTADKTFAVYEWVAEFSGIESRLTPLRDNRFDPKALLSFIDRRTKIVFVCNPNNPTGTYWTLQELDDFMQHVDGRCIVVLDEAYCEFVEEPDFPDGSLLVEKYPNLLVFRTFSKMYALAGLRIGYLIGHPATVYDVCRTRIVYSTNVIAQQAALAALDDKEHITRTRNMVRESRNYLEKEFERLGLPCISGQGNYIVARMPFNDQLAYRMLMKQGMMVRTMTGFRFPNHIRITLHSKPVMQRFINALEHVLDQWSASTRNPV
- a CDS encoding replication-associated recombination protein A; translation: MPNKPLAESMRPQSLDDFVGQSHIKQRIRAMMAATRLPSLLFFGPPGCGKSTLALLLARHTGRPFARFSAPETGIAALRKQIANLEIIVLDELHRYSKAQQDFFLPLLENGDIILLATTTENPSFSVTNQLLSRLHVLRLRGLNLAEMVQIAQKGAAHLHEYIPEESLDLLGRQAGGDARTLLNLVEYTSKLDPKERDPNNLSAALPEIVARGDRDGDSHYELISGLIKSIRGSDPDASLYYLACLLESGEDPKFVARRLILSASEDVGLADPRAMPMAVACQQAIEFLGMPEGFIPLAETTVYLALAPKSNSAYAGYLAAMQEIRRNGPKPVPLHLRNASTRLQKEWGYGKGYKYPHAFPESWIEQEYLPPEVRVRQFYHPKQQGEEPRLQTWLQAKKRSAKAPQPGPGKIPRKQDS
- a CDS encoding AAA family ATPase, whose product is MANTLLPRDIHAFLATQVLGQDDVLRKVSVALYKHINGLGTGNILLIGNSGTGKTTIMKAVRSFYASYEELAPFRATTILNANILQGEQAGDVDTGRIFRNLETDVRTRFGADLPTETIQTYLEHGTVCIDELDKIASRILGKVNASGIGIQQALLTILEGEKISFEPAGSPDPILLDTSRMFFLCGGAFEDMYDTVFKLISEHGDERRFRESLGTDAEGRISYVVDFSLKEYLKLSDLFVYGMAPQFISRFSDIAVLEDLGESELNNILVSAPDSPLKAATSYFKAMGFDLEITPEARETIVKQALQNSRIGARALRETLGRVIAPLEFDPAASPCLTTENDQNILRIDPAWVQERLSQGR